ATTCCGTATGGCCTTACAACACGAGTCGAAATGTCTCCGTTGACTTTTCGGTAGGTAATATTCAACTTTCGCGATTGAAGCACGGACTGTCGCAAAACACCCAGTGATGATGGAACCACCAAGTCATCCCACCAGTTGGTCGGATCGAAATGAAATCGCTGACGCACAGCGCTGATATCGGACTTATATTGCTCAGGCAGCGAGCATTCCAGTTTTGCGAGCGCTCTCATCAGGCTGGAATGCGCATCAGTATGCTGCTGCGGATGTATTCCGATTCCACTGAAGAAGAGATTTACCGCTTCATCATGTGCCAGATGGTTTAGCCGTCCTGCATATCCGCTCATAAGCTCGAACCCTCCACATGGACCTGCAACCGATGCGATTGGTATCCCGGACTCACATAATGTATCAATATCCCTGTGAATACTGCGAACCGATATCTCCAGGGCCGAAGCCAACTCGCGGGCTTTCATTCGTCCTCTGGACTCAAGCAGTGTTAGTATAGCAATCAATCTATGTATTCTCATGCTTTTGCACCAAAAAATATTGAATGATTTTATAACTATGCCAGTAGGTTGTCAACATTGCCCCGCTACAATTAATATTGCAAGCAATATTCCATAGGAGAAGCAAACGTGAAAGATATTACAGTCTATAACAATTGTCCGGTTTACGAATCCGATCATTTCAGGCTTCGATTGGTCGATGAGAATGATGCACATGATCTGCTCGAATGCTATTCCGATCCATCTGCAGTCCGATTGATGAACGCAGATAACTGCACATGCGATTTTTATTTCCAAACGCCGGACGAGATGCAGGATTCAATTCGGGAATGGATAGGATCATATAAGCAATGTGATTTTATTCGATTTTCCATCATCGACAGACACTCCGATAAAGCCGTCGGCACGATCGAGATGTTCGACAAGACCCAGGACATCGGCATTCTTCGTCTTGACCTGCGCTCGACATACGAAAAGAGTGAACATCTGCTTGAGATCATCGAACTATCGACTGAGAAATTTTATGAGGCGTTCGGAGTAAAGAAAATCCTGACAAAAGCCATTGCGGAAGCTGCGGAACGCATCGGTGCATTGGACTCTTGCGGTTATACCAACATAGTTATGCCGCGTGGTAATATTCTGTGGACTTGGATCGATGGAAAGAAAGTGCGCGACCGCAAACTCATGCCTTACGGCGATTACTATGTGCATGAGAAGTGCTAGGTTCAATTATGCTTGCGCAGGGATTAAGAATGTGATGCCAGTGCAGCAGTCCGGCCTGCAATTTCCGAGATTTTGACGCAGTGATATCCCGCCACCCCAGTATGCAGCGTGTCATTAAGAGGTCTGACCCAGTTGTCCGGCAGGTTTTTAGCGCCGACAATCAGCCCGAGTATGCTTCCGGCGGTCGCTCCGTTGCAGTCTGTATCGAAACCTGCCATCACTGCATTGCAGATCGTCCTGGTGAAATCGCCCGCGCCCCAAAGCAGCGCAATAGTCACGATTATCGCATTGGAGATTGTGTGGCACCAGCCGTGTGGATGAGCCTCGTCCCAGCGTGAATGCATGTCCGCGATGGCGCATTCATAACTCAGGCCGTCATGATATTGCCTGATAACCCTTTCGATACTTTCATGCAATCGACTGGTGCCGGGAATTTGCGCTAGTCCTGCGCGTATTATGGTTTCGATATCACTCGTCTCATATGCCGCTGCGAGTATCGCTGCTGTCCACATTTCACCGTAGATGCCGTTTTTGACGTGGCTGATGCATGCATCTCTCCACGCATATTCTGCTGCGCGGGCAGGATCGCCGGGGCATACGTATCCCCAGAAATCCGCCCGGATCTGAGCGCCTATCCATTCACGATATGGGTTTCTGAATGCTGCCGATT
The nucleotide sequence above comes from bacterium. Encoded proteins:
- a CDS encoding YafY family transcriptional regulator, whose protein sequence is MRIHRLIAILTLLESRGRMKARELASALEISVRSIHRDIDTLCESGIPIASVAGPCGGFELMSGYAGRLNHLAHDEAVNLFFSGIGIHPQQHTDAHSSLMRALAKLECSLPEQYKSDISAVRQRFHFDPTNWWDDLVVPSSLGVLRQSVLQSRKLNITYRKVNGDISTRVVRPYGMVVKVMSWYLVGYCEIRRQIRTFKCDRIENAAMLDEQFTIPSDFSLASHWKACGAALINRIED
- a CDS encoding GNAT family N-acetyltransferase, with amino-acid sequence MKDITVYNNCPVYESDHFRLRLVDENDAHDLLECYSDPSAVRLMNADNCTCDFYFQTPDEMQDSIREWIGSYKQCDFIRFSIIDRHSDKAVGTIEMFDKTQDIGILRLDLRSTYEKSEHLLEIIELSTEKFYEAFGVKKILTKAIAEAAERIGALDSCGYTNIVMPRGNILWTWIDGKKVRDRKLMPYGDYYVHEKC